The Leadbettera azotonutricia ZAS-9 genome has a window encoding:
- the rplA gene encoding 50S ribosomal protein L1: MKHGKKYRESIKKYNPESSYELKEALALVKTMAFAKFDETVDLSVKVSLKKSQSVRDTVVLPNQFRGEKKVLVFCKPEKEKEAQEAGAAFVGADDLIEKVKGGWTDFDIAVATPDMMKDVGKLGMVLGRKGLMPNPKTGTVTFDLKGALAELRKGRTEFRADKTGVVHLAVGKVSMEPEKVAENVQIVVSEINRKRPADAKGDFLQSISVASTMGPGVWVTAAKEGE, encoded by the coding sequence ATGAAACACGGAAAAAAATACCGGGAAAGCATCAAAAAATACAATCCCGAAAGCTCCTACGAGCTTAAAGAAGCCCTTGCCCTTGTAAAGACGATGGCCTTTGCCAAGTTCGACGAAACCGTGGACCTCTCGGTCAAGGTGAGCCTCAAGAAGAGCCAGTCTGTCAGGGATACCGTGGTTCTCCCAAACCAGTTCAGGGGCGAAAAGAAAGTCCTGGTTTTCTGCAAACCCGAAAAAGAGAAGGAAGCCCAGGAAGCCGGTGCCGCCTTTGTGGGCGCCGACGACCTCATCGAAAAGGTGAAGGGCGGTTGGACCGATTTTGATATCGCCGTAGCCACCCCTGATATGATGAAAGACGTTGGCAAACTTGGTATGGTGCTGGGCCGCAAGGGCCTCATGCCCAACCCCAAGACCGGTACAGTAACCTTTGACCTCAAAGGCGCTTTGGCCGAACTGCGGAAGGGCCGGACCGAATTCAGGGCTGACAAGACCGGCGTTGTGCACCTGGCAGTGGGAAAAGTCTCCATGGAGCCTGAAAAGGTTGCCGAAAACGTCCAGATCGTAGTGAGCGAAATCAACAGGAAGCGGCCTGCGGATGCCAAGGGCGATTTCCTCCAGTCCATTTCCGTAGCTTCCACTATGGGTCCCGGCGTATGGGTGACTGCTGCAAAGGAAGGAGAATAA
- the rplK gene encoding 50S ribosomal protein L11: MAKKKIATYIKLQCPAGKATPAPPVGPALGPHGVSAPQFVQQFNDRTKTMEPGLVIPVVITVYVDKSFTFILKTPPASVLIKKAIGLDKGSPESHKTKVGKLPRAKCEEIAKLKMPDLSANDVEAAMRIIAGTARSMGVEVEK, encoded by the coding sequence ATGGCAAAGAAAAAGATTGCCACGTACATCAAGCTGCAGTGCCCTGCGGGAAAAGCCACTCCGGCCCCGCCCGTCGGCCCTGCCTTGGGACCTCACGGCGTCAGCGCCCCCCAGTTTGTCCAGCAGTTCAACGACAGGACAAAAACCATGGAACCGGGGCTCGTGATTCCGGTGGTCATCACCGTCTATGTGGATAAGTCATTTACCTTCATCCTCAAGACCCCTCCGGCTTCGGTGCTTATCAAGAAAGCCATTGGCTTGGACAAAGGATCCCCCGAGTCCCACAAAACCAAGGTGGGCAAGCTCCCCAGGGCCAAGTGCGAGGAGATCGCCAAACTGAAGATGCCCGATCTTTCGGCCAATGATGTCGAGGCTGCCATGCGCATTATCGCCGGCACCGCCCGGTCCATGGGCGTGGAGGTGGAAAAATGA
- the rpmG gene encoding 50S ribosomal protein L33, with protein MASKKTAVELVALQCSECKRKNYTTQKNRRNTQDKLEFKKYCPFDRKHTVHKETKVK; from the coding sequence ATGGCGAGTAAGAAGACAGCAGTAGAGTTGGTAGCGCTCCAGTGCAGCGAATGCAAGCGGAAGAACTACACTACCCAGAAAAACCGGCGGAACACCCAGGATAAACTGGAGTTTAAAAAGTACTGCCCCTTTGACCGCAAGCATACTGTGCACAAAGAGACCAAGGTAAAGTAG
- the rplL gene encoding 50S ribosomal protein L7/L12: MATKEEILDSIASMTVLEVSELVKAMEEKFGVSAAAPVAVAAAGPAGAPAEAVEEKTEFNVILKAFDDSKKIAVIKEVRAVTGLGLKEAKDLVEGAPKPLKENVSKDEAAKIKESVTAAGGTVEIQ, encoded by the coding sequence ATGGCAACGAAAGAAGAGATTTTGGATTCGATTGCTTCCATGACTGTCCTGGAAGTTTCCGAACTGGTAAAAGCTATGGAAGAGAAGTTCGGCGTTTCCGCCGCCGCGCCCGTAGCTGTCGCCGCTGCCGGCCCTGCCGGAGCCCCCGCAGAAGCTGTGGAGGAGAAGACGGAATTCAATGTAATTCTCAAAGCCTTTGACGATTCCAAGAAGATCGCAGTAATCAAAGAAGTCAGGGCAGTTACCGGCCTGGGACTCAAGGAAGCCAAAGACCTTGTCGAAGGCGCTCCCAAGCCCCTCAAGGAAAATGTTTCCAAGGACGAAGCTGCAAAGATCAAGGAGTCAGTCACTGCCGCCGGCGGTACGGTTGAAATCCAGTAA
- the rpoB gene encoding DNA-directed RNA polymerase subunit beta, whose translation MAKAKTITKRTYIGKEIQDVMELPTLIDIQTCSYERFLQWDKIRSNEKPNLQGLEEVFQSIFPIESPNNDMRLDYEYYSLDTGNIKFNEQECKQKGLTYSVSLKARVNLYFVGTGEIRQKDIYMGDIPIMTERGTFIINGAERVVVSQIHRSPGVIFSHEKGIYSSRIIPYRGSWLEFEIDQKKELIYAKIDRKKRILGTIFLRALGYGSREEIIRAFYRVETLKVKDDRETREEFSGKVLASAIWVVGNDPEDKENKKKLYRAGDKLHPHDVDELLANGVGSIEVIKFVDLENPDDSNPKNLSLNSNMLLNCFEREEIKFVKEDPNRDEPSKSDAISAVYQVLQPGESITVEAADKDLSSMFFSSRRYDLGKVGRYKLNKKFDYKPGLEDLTLTRQDIIATMKFLIKVYVGDENFDDIDHLGNRRVRSVGELMANSMKTAFSRMERIAKERMSLKETDTIKPQDLISIKPVVAAIKEFFGSSQLSQFMDQVNPLAELTHKRRLNALGPGGLSRDRAGFEVRDVHYTHYGRMCPIETPEGPNIGLIVSLANYTRVNEYGFLETPYRRVVKKSMPNPQYNPKEEEGKNNLKTLDVSFTTKDVEYLSAMDEDRYYIAQASAKLNKDGSFADDQISCRRQGDYTTRGPEDIEYMDVSPKQIISVSASLIPFLEHDDANRALMGSNMQRQAVPLVFPEAPRVGTGMEYKCAYDSGVLVKARRNGVVVRVTSQEVIIKPDDGTEKIPEATPDGFDTYKLVKYQRTNQDTCYNQRPVVKLGEKIIAGQVIADGPATKNAELALGRNILVGFMPWNGYNYEDSILISQRVVKEDMFTSIHIKEWPIEVRETKLGPEKITRDIPNTSEKSLDNLDAEGIIKVGATVRSGDILVGKVTPKSETETTPEFKLLNSIFGEKAKEVRDSSLRVPHGNEGTVIDIQRLSRKQEDDLNPGVEQVVKVVVATKRKLREGDKMAGRHGNKGVVARILPEEDMPYMEDGTPLDLCLTPLGVPSRMNIGQLLETELGWAGSTLDEWYSAPVFQSPTTEQIEEKLREAGLPVTSKAELRDGRTGDVFVNPIFCGIIYFLKLHHLVDDKMHARSTGPYSLVTQQPLGGKAQFGGQRLGEMEVWALEAYGAANTLQEMLTIKSDDMNGRSKVYEAIVKGEPSTTAGIPESFNVLVQELRGLALDLTIYDAKNKQIPLNERDDEMITKSGSNF comes from the coding sequence ATGGCAAAAGCAAAGACCATTACCAAGAGGACGTACATTGGCAAGGAAATTCAGGATGTTATGGAGCTGCCGACTCTCATAGATATCCAGACTTGTTCCTATGAACGTTTTTTGCAGTGGGACAAAATCAGGAGCAATGAGAAGCCAAACCTCCAGGGCCTGGAAGAAGTTTTTCAATCTATCTTCCCCATCGAAAGCCCTAACAACGATATGCGGCTGGATTATGAGTATTACTCCCTTGATACAGGCAACATAAAATTCAACGAGCAGGAATGCAAGCAAAAGGGCCTGACCTATTCAGTCTCCCTCAAGGCAAGGGTGAACCTTTACTTTGTCGGGACCGGCGAAATTCGCCAGAAAGATATTTACATGGGCGACATCCCCATTATGACGGAACGGGGGACCTTTATTATAAACGGCGCCGAGCGCGTTGTGGTTTCACAGATTCACCGTTCACCGGGCGTTATCTTCAGCCATGAGAAAGGAATTTACTCTTCCAGGATCATCCCCTACCGGGGGTCCTGGCTCGAATTTGAAATAGATCAAAAGAAAGAACTCATCTACGCCAAAATAGACAGGAAGAAGCGCATACTTGGAACAATATTCCTCCGTGCCCTGGGCTATGGAAGCAGAGAAGAAATTATCCGGGCTTTCTATAGGGTCGAGACCCTGAAAGTAAAGGATGATAGAGAGACGAGGGAAGAATTCTCCGGGAAAGTGCTGGCATCCGCAATATGGGTCGTGGGGAATGATCCTGAAGACAAGGAGAACAAAAAAAAGCTCTACCGCGCTGGGGACAAGCTCCATCCGCACGATGTGGACGAACTTTTGGCCAATGGCGTAGGGTCCATAGAAGTTATCAAATTTGTGGATTTGGAAAACCCGGACGATTCCAACCCCAAAAACCTCTCCCTCAATTCAAACATGCTCCTTAATTGTTTTGAGCGGGAAGAGATAAAATTTGTAAAGGAAGATCCCAACCGGGACGAGCCTTCCAAAAGCGATGCCATATCCGCGGTTTACCAGGTGCTCCAGCCCGGCGAATCCATCACTGTGGAAGCGGCCGATAAAGATCTTTCAAGCATGTTCTTTTCTTCCCGCCGCTATGATCTTGGCAAGGTAGGCCGCTATAAGCTCAACAAGAAATTTGACTATAAGCCGGGCCTTGAAGATTTGACCCTTACCAGGCAGGACATCATTGCTACCATGAAATTCCTCATCAAGGTTTATGTGGGGGATGAAAATTTTGACGATATTGACCACCTGGGCAACAGGCGCGTGCGTTCGGTAGGGGAGCTCATGGCAAATTCCATGAAGACCGCCTTCTCCCGCATGGAGCGCATTGCGAAAGAACGCATGAGCCTCAAAGAGACGGACACCATAAAGCCCCAGGATCTTATTTCCATAAAGCCGGTGGTTGCGGCGATTAAAGAATTCTTTGGTTCAAGCCAGCTTTCACAGTTCATGGATCAGGTTAACCCCCTTGCCGAGCTGACCCACAAGCGCCGCCTTAACGCGCTTGGCCCCGGCGGTCTTTCGCGGGACAGGGCTGGTTTCGAAGTCCGCGATGTCCACTACACCCATTACGGCCGCATGTGCCCCATTGAGACCCCGGAAGGTCCGAATATCGGACTCATTGTGTCTTTGGCAAACTACACCAGGGTAAACGAATATGGTTTTCTGGAGACCCCCTACCGCAGGGTGGTGAAGAAGTCCATGCCCAATCCCCAATACAATCCTAAAGAGGAAGAAGGCAAGAACAACCTAAAAACCCTGGATGTCAGTTTTACCACCAAGGACGTGGAGTACCTTTCGGCCATGGACGAGGACCGGTACTACATTGCCCAGGCATCGGCCAAGCTGAACAAGGACGGGTCCTTTGCGGACGATCAGATCTCCTGCCGCCGCCAGGGCGATTACACCACCCGGGGGCCTGAGGATATCGAGTATATGGACGTATCGCCCAAGCAGATCATTTCGGTCTCCGCTTCCCTGATCCCCTTCCTGGAGCACGATGACGCCAACCGGGCCCTCATGGGTTCCAATATGCAGCGCCAGGCAGTGCCCTTGGTTTTCCCCGAGGCTCCACGGGTAGGTACGGGCATGGAATACAAGTGCGCCTATGACTCAGGCGTCCTTGTCAAGGCGAGGAGAAATGGCGTTGTGGTAAGGGTGACTTCCCAGGAAGTTATAATTAAGCCCGATGACGGCACGGAAAAGATCCCTGAAGCCACTCCCGATGGTTTTGACACGTACAAACTGGTGAAGTACCAGCGAACCAATCAGGACACCTGCTACAACCAGCGGCCTGTAGTGAAGCTGGGCGAAAAGATCATCGCCGGGCAGGTAATTGCCGACGGGCCGGCCACCAAAAATGCCGAGCTTGCTTTGGGCAGGAATATCCTCGTGGGCTTTATGCCCTGGAACGGGTACAACTACGAAGACTCCATACTCATTTCCCAGCGTGTTGTCAAGGAAGATATGTTTACTTCCATACACATCAAGGAATGGCCCATAGAAGTGCGGGAGACGAAGCTGGGGCCCGAGAAGATAACCCGGGATATTCCCAACACTTCCGAAAAGAGCCTCGACAACCTCGATGCTGAAGGGATTATAAAAGTGGGCGCCACAGTGCGTTCAGGGGATATATTAGTAGGAAAAGTAACACCCAAAAGCGAAACCGAAACTACCCCGGAATTCAAGCTCCTCAATTCCATATTCGGCGAAAAAGCCAAGGAAGTGCGGGACTCCTCATTGCGGGTGCCCCATGGCAACGAAGGGACGGTCATCGACATCCAGCGGCTTTCCCGCAAACAGGAAGATGATCTTAACCCCGGGGTTGAACAGGTAGTAAAAGTGGTAGTCGCCACCAAGCGCAAGCTCCGGGAAGGGGATAAAATGGCGGGCCGCCACGGCAACAAGGGTGTTGTGGCCCGTATACTCCCCGAAGAGGATATGCCGTACATGGAAGACGGCACCCCCCTGGATCTCTGCCTTACCCCCCTGGGTGTCCCCTCCCGTATGAACATCGGCCAGCTTCTTGAAACAGAGCTTGGCTGGGCGGGTTCCACCCTGGACGAATGGTATTCCGCCCCGGTTTTCCAGTCTCCCACTACGGAGCAGATCGAGGAAAAACTCAGGGAAGCCGGCTTGCCTGTTACCAGCAAGGCGGAGCTGAGGGACGGGCGCACAGGGGACGTTTTTGTGAACCCCATTTTCTGCGGGATTATTTACTTCCTCAAGCTTCACCACCTGGTGGACGACAAGATGCATGCCCGCAGTACCGGCCCCTACTCGCTGGTTACCCAGCAGCCCCTGGGCGGCAAGGCCCAGTTCGGCGGGCAGAGGCTCGGCGAAATGGAAGTGTGGGCGTTGGAAGCTTATGGCGCTGCCAATACGCTCCAGGAAATGCTCACTATCAAGTCTGACGATATGAACGGGCGTTCCAAGGTTTACGAAGCCATTGTAAAAGGCGAGCCTTCTACTACCGCAGGGATTCCCGAATCCTTCAATGTACTGGTGCAGGAACTCCGGGGATTGGCCCTGGATCTCACCATCTACGATGCCAAAAACAAACAGATCCCCTTGAACGAACGGGACGATGAGATGATTACCAAGAGCGGATCCAACTTTTAG
- the nusG gene encoding transcription termination/antitermination protein NusG, which produces MATGWYVLHTYSGYENKIDKTIRMMIDHGELDKEIVRDVKVPSEEVVEVRDGKKRTQSRKFLPGYILIEMDLPEREWKDTTSKIRKIQGVTGFVGTPADRRPSPLTGDEARGILQKSGEMKGERPVRARQSFAPGEQVKIVDGPFESFTGTIEEVNQEKSKLKVMVGIFGRNVPVEVDLLQVEKV; this is translated from the coding sequence ATGGCTACGGGCTGGTATGTCCTCCATACCTATTCGGGGTACGAGAATAAAATAGACAAAACTATCCGCATGATGATCGATCACGGCGAGCTGGATAAGGAGATCGTGCGGGATGTGAAGGTGCCCTCAGAGGAAGTGGTGGAAGTCCGGGACGGCAAAAAACGTACCCAGAGCCGCAAGTTCCTCCCGGGCTACATACTGATAGAAATGGACCTTCCCGAAAGGGAATGGAAGGATACAACTTCCAAGATCCGCAAGATTCAGGGGGTTACCGGCTTTGTAGGAACCCCTGCTGACAGGCGGCCCAGCCCCCTTACCGGGGACGAAGCCAGGGGGATTTTGCAAAAGTCCGGGGAAATGAAGGGCGAAAGGCCTGTTAGGGCAAGGCAGTCCTTTGCCCCGGGCGAGCAGGTTAAGATCGTAGACGGCCCATTCGAGTCTTTTACGGGAACTATAGAGGAAGTGAACCAGGAGAAGAGCAAGCTCAAGGTGATGGTAGGCATATTCGGCCGCAACGTCCCTGTCGAGGTTGACCTCCTCCAGGTTGAGAAGGTGTAA
- a CDS encoding leucine-rich repeat domain-containing protein, with protein MAKKRLLAAAFFILSLPLFAQSGLKITVEEKDGALTIISSQGSVKELVIPGAINDMPVTAIGEGAFTRRGLASVVIPDSVAEIGAQAFSFNELSTLVIGNNVTTIGQKAFFSNRLEAVTIGNGVTAIGMGAFASNNLAEIAIPESVTDIGAYAFFYNKLRTLRIPDGVASLGEGAFSTNMLHTLVIGGAVAKVGDGAFYNNRLTSITIPASITEMGKKVFESRITRKSSQPVVDYVDDKGAVLYTTANNFDTYYSSTGNKSGKYTFTREEGWKLEEPASSP; from the coding sequence ATGGCTAAAAAACGCCTCCTTGCGGCAGCATTCTTCATTCTTTCCCTCCCCCTTTTTGCCCAAAGCGGCCTTAAAATCACTGTGGAAGAAAAGGACGGCGCCCTTACCATCATAAGCTCCCAGGGAAGCGTCAAAGAGCTTGTCATCCCCGGCGCCATTAACGATATGCCTGTTACTGCCATTGGCGAAGGGGCCTTTACCCGCAGGGGCCTTGCCAGCGTGGTCATTCCCGACAGCGTGGCCGAAATCGGCGCCCAGGCTTTTTCTTTTAACGAGCTAAGCACCCTGGTCATCGGGAATAACGTGACCACCATAGGCCAAAAGGCATTTTTCTCCAACAGGCTCGAGGCTGTCACCATAGGAAACGGGGTCACGGCTATAGGGATGGGGGCCTTTGCCTCCAATAACCTTGCCGAAATCGCCATACCAGAATCGGTTACCGATATAGGCGCTTACGCCTTTTTTTACAACAAGCTCCGCACCCTCCGGATACCCGACGGGGTTGCTTCCCTGGGGGAAGGGGCTTTTTCCACCAATATGCTCCATACCCTGGTCATCGGGGGGGCGGTGGCCAAGGTGGGGGACGGGGCCTTCTACAATAACCGTCTCACCAGCATCACCATCCCCGCCAGCATCACAGAAATGGGCAAAAAAGTCTTCGAAAGCAGGATAACCAGGAAATCCTCCCAGCCAGTAGTGGATTATGTGGACGATAAGGGGGCTGTGCTCTATACTACGGCCAATAATTTCGACACCTACTACAGTTCCACCGGCAACAAGAGCGGAAAATACACCTTTACCCGTGAAGAAGGCTGGAAGCTGGAAGAGCCGGCAAGCTCGCCTTAA
- the rplJ gene encoding 50S ribosomal protein L10, whose protein sequence is MAIVAKKIQDIKVKSINELKDAFQAAPDFIFADYRGLTVGQITGLRKLLRNKGAEFKVVKNNFARIAFEQLSAPDVSGYLTGPTAVTISPKDANEVAKILLDFTKESPALKVKGGLVGQSVYDAKQVEAFSKLPGRLELISMLMSVMNGPARNLAAALNDIPSRLVRTVKAIADKKAEGGAA, encoded by the coding sequence ATGGCCATAGTCGCTAAAAAAATACAGGATATCAAGGTAAAGTCCATCAATGAGCTCAAAGATGCCTTCCAGGCTGCGCCTGATTTTATCTTTGCCGATTACCGCGGCCTTACGGTCGGACAGATCACCGGCCTCCGCAAACTGCTCCGCAACAAGGGCGCTGAATTCAAGGTCGTCAAGAACAATTTTGCCCGCATCGCCTTCGAGCAGCTTTCCGCCCCCGATGTGTCGGGCTACCTTACAGGTCCCACGGCGGTAACCATTTCCCCCAAGGACGCCAACGAAGTCGCCAAGATACTTTTGGATTTCACCAAGGAAAGTCCGGCCCTCAAAGTCAAGGGCGGTCTTGTGGGCCAGTCGGTCTACGACGCAAAACAGGTTGAGGCTTTCTCCAAGCTCCCCGGAAGGCTCGAGCTTATCTCTATGTTGATGTCGGTGATGAACGGTCCTGCGAGAAACCTCGCCGCCGCCCTCAACGATATCCCTTCACGGCTGGTGCGTACCGTCAAAGCCATTGCCGACAAAAAGGCAGAGGGCGGCGCAGCTTAA
- the secE gene encoding preprotein translocase subunit SecE: MGKIVQFIKECYAELRKVIWPSRDDVVSSVKVVIVSTVIIAAVLGLVDVLLLLGVQAIF; encoded by the coding sequence ATGGGCAAAATTGTTCAGTTTATAAAAGAATGCTACGCTGAACTCAGGAAGGTCATCTGGCCAAGCCGGGATGATGTGGTCAGCTCTGTCAAGGTTGTTATTGTTTCCACCGTTATAATTGCCGCAGTTTTAGGATTGGTGGATGTGCTTCTGCTCCTTGGGGTGCAGGCGATCTTTTAA